One genomic window of Ruminococcus gauvreauii includes the following:
- a CDS encoding ATP-grasp domain-containing protein, with translation MDKAFEGKKLLILGGNPETTPLVEIANSMGIKTIVSSGRHTDPAKKAAWKSYDVDGMDVPGLIALARDEQIDGVLVGVADVLVPSYCKVCNALELPCYATQQIVDVFAFKDVFKTTCERYGVHGIPEYYLDAEMKREDLDKIRYPVMIKPVDNGGGVGMTVAYNEAELKEGVKKALDASNKKRFIVEKYMLCDDMGMYYTFKDGYCSASCIYDRYTTDEQPGLSRVCLGGTYPSKHLEKYFLRMHENAVRMFKEIGIKNGVLMLSGFYENGEFYVYDTGFRLQGEAPHLLMKAIHGFDQREMLIRFALTGSEGNIDLETDDMARLRGKWAGTLWFLLRQGKIEKIEGLDNIKGDKRVVANIQRLHAGDVVVPEWIGNEKQVLTRMYLVCDTKEELAECLKEYQDKVKVYDVNGNNMVLNGFDVDIALELK, from the coding sequence TTGTGGAAATAGCGAATAGTATGGGAATCAAAACAATCGTATCTAGTGGAAGACATACCGATCCGGCAAAAAAAGCAGCATGGAAATCCTATGATGTGGATGGAATGGATGTTCCGGGACTGATTGCACTGGCAAGAGATGAACAGATAGATGGGGTGCTTGTAGGTGTTGCCGACGTGCTTGTCCCTTCTTATTGCAAAGTATGTAATGCGTTGGAACTTCCATGCTATGCAACACAGCAAATTGTGGATGTGTTTGCATTTAAAGATGTATTTAAAACAACCTGTGAAAGATATGGAGTGCATGGTATTCCGGAATATTATCTGGATGCAGAGATGAAAAGGGAGGATTTGGATAAAATCAGATATCCGGTCATGATAAAGCCGGTTGATAATGGTGGGGGCGTCGGGATGACAGTTGCATATAATGAAGCTGAACTTAAAGAGGGTGTAAAAAAGGCTCTGGATGCCTCTAACAAAAAGCGTTTTATTGTTGAAAAGTATATGCTTTGTGATGATATGGGAATGTATTATACGTTTAAGGACGGTTACTGCAGTGCTTCCTGTATTTATGACCGATACACAACAGATGAGCAGCCGGGATTGAGTCGTGTGTGCCTGGGAGGTACATATCCATCTAAACATCTTGAAAAATATTTTTTACGTATGCATGAAAATGCAGTTCGAATGTTTAAAGAAATTGGAATTAAAAATGGTGTATTAATGCTTTCCGGATTTTATGAAAACGGAGAGTTTTACGTATATGATACAGGATTTCGTTTGCAGGGGGAAGCACCGCATCTTCTCATGAAAGCAATTCATGGATTTGACCAGAGAGAAATGTTGATTCGTTTTGCATTGACCGGATCGGAAGGCAATATTGATCTGGAAACAGATGATATGGCCAGACTTCGTGGTAAATGGGCAGGCACGTTATGGTTTCTGCTAAGGCAGGGAAAGATAGAAAAGATTGAAGGTCTGGATAATATTAAGGGTGACAAGAGAGTTGTAGCAAATATTCAAAGACTTCACGCAGGAGATGTCGTTGTCCCAGAATGGATTGGAAACGAGAAGCAGGTATTGACCAGGATGTATTTGGTATGCGATACGAAAGAAGAATTGGCAGAATGCTTAAAAGAGTATCAGGACAAAGTGAAAGTTTATGATGTCAACGGAAACAACATGGTCCTTAATGGCTTTGATGTAGATATTGCGTTGGAATTGAAGTAA